Genomic segment of bacterium:
TGCTCGTCCACATCTCCTCGAAAACCTCCTTAGCGATCTTGGAGGAGATTGCCCCGTTTTTTACCAGATCCAGCATCCCCGCGAGCATCGCCGGGGTGACGGGTGAGAAGGCGACCGAGTCGAAGCCGTCGCGGTTGAGGTTCTTGAGGACAGAGCCCATCACCCAGTTGGAGACGGCTTTGGCGTCGGAGTGGAGCTTTACCGCCTCCTCGAAGAAATCCGCCAGTTCCCGCGCGGAGCAGAGCACGTCGGCGTCGAGAGCCGGGAGACCGTAGCTTGTCCTGAACCGCTCGCGCTTGGGGTCGGGAAGTTCGGGAAGCAGTTCTTTCGCCTTCTCGACCTCTTCGGAACTTATGACTATCGGCAAAAGGTCGGGGTCGGGGAAGTAGCGGTAGTCGTGGGCCTCTTCCTTGGAGCGCATGCCGAGGGTTACCCCCTTCGCCGCGTCGAAGAGGCGGGTCTCCTGAATCACCGTGCCGCCCTCCTCTATAAGCTCAATCTGCCGCTCGCGCTCGTAATTTATCGCCTGTTCGAGGAACTTGAAGGAGTTGACGTTCTTTATCTCGGCGCGGGTGCCGAATTTTTCGCGCCCCCTCGGGCGCACGGAGACGTTGGCGTCCACCCGGAGGCTCCCCTCGTTCATGTTCCCGTCGCAGACGCCGAGGTAGACGAGTATCTCCCGCAGCTTCTTGACGTAGCGCACCGCCTCCCCCGCCGAGCGAATGTCCGGCTCGCTGACGATCTCCAGCAGCGGCACGCAGGCGCGGTTGAGGTCCACGAGGCTGTAGTCCGCGCCGGGAACGTCGGGGTGGAGGAGCTTTCCGGCGTCCTCCTCCATGTGGATTCTGGTTATGCCGATGCGCTTGGGGGCTCCCTTGTCGTCCTCGATGTCCAGATGGCCGAATTCGAGAATCGGAAGCTCGTACTGGCTTATCTGATAGCCCTTGGGCAGGTCGGGGTAGAAGTAGTTCTTGCGGGCGAAGCGGCTTACCGGGGCCACCGTGCAGCCCGTCGCCAGCCCCACCTTTATCGCGAACTCGACCACCCTCTTGTTCAGCACCGGAAGGGCTCCGGGAAGGCCGAGGCAGACAGGGCAGACCTGGGTATTGGGGCTCGCGCCGAACCGGGTCGAGCAGCCGCAGAATATCTTTGTCTTCGTGAGAAGCTGCGAGTGGACCTCTAGGCCCACGACCATTTCCCAATCCATCACTTCACCTCCCCGAGCGCCGGAATCCTGCGCCAGTCGTTCGCCTGCTCGTAGGCGTAAGCCGCCCGAAAGAGCGTCTCTTCCTGTAGAAAACCGGCCATCATCTGGAGGCCGATCGGCATCCCCTCCTTCGTGAAACCGCAGGGGAGGGAAAGCCCCGGAAGCCCGGCGAGATTCAGGGGTATGGTGAAGATGTCGGAAAGGTACATCTGCAGGGGGTCGGCTATCTTCTCTCCATGCCTGAAAGCTACCGAAGGAACGACCGGCGTGCAGATGACGTCAACTTCCCTGAAAGCCTCCGCGAAATCGCGGGCGATGAGGGTGCGCACGCGCTGGGCCTTGCGGTAGTAGGCGTCGTAATAACCCGCCGAAAGGGCGTAGGTGCCCAGCATGATGCGCCGCTTGACCTCCATGCCGAACCCCGCCGCGCGGGTCTCCCGGTAAGTGTCTATCAGGTCTTTGCCGTCTACGCGCATGCCGAAGCGCACCGAATCGAAGCGGGCGAGGTTGGAGGAGGCTTCGGCGGTGGCGATGATGTAGTAGACAGCCACGGCGTACTCGGTGTGGGGAAGGGAGACCTCCT
This window contains:
- the gatB gene encoding Asp-tRNA(Asn)/Glu-tRNA(Gln) amidotransferase subunit GatB gives rise to the protein MDWEMVVGLEVHSQLLTKTKIFCGCSTRFGASPNTQVCPVCLGLPGALPVLNKRVVEFAIKVGLATGCTVAPVSRFARKNYFYPDLPKGYQISQYELPILEFGHLDIEDDKGAPKRIGITRIHMEEDAGKLLHPDVPGADYSLVDLNRACVPLLEIVSEPDIRSAGEAVRYVKKLREILVYLGVCDGNMNEGSLRVDANVSVRPRGREKFGTRAEIKNVNSFKFLEQAINYERERQIELIEEGGTVIQETRLFDAAKGVTLGMRSKEEAHDYRYFPDPDLLPIVISSEEVEKAKELLPELPDPKRERFRTSYGLPALDADVLCSARELADFFEEAVKLHSDAKAVSNWVMGSVLKNLNRDGFDSVAFSPVTPAMLAGMLDLVKNGAISSKIAKEVFEEMWTSKKSAEAIVKEKGLTQISDTSEIEAIVDAIIAKNPSEFERLKGGDAKLTGFFVGQIMRESKGKANPGLVNELLKKKMDS